The proteins below come from a single Archangium lipolyticum genomic window:
- a CDS encoding phospholipase D-like domain-containing protein, protein MYEKNDGALSEEPFVRTLLQAGDSVWVGTSPEAGQIMHVKSVVFDQKTVWDGSWNFTPSANYQANNINIITSTQR, encoded by the coding sequence ATGTACGAGAAGAACGACGGTGCGCTCTCGGAGGAGCCCTTCGTGCGGACGCTGCTCCAGGCGGGGGACTCTGTCTGGGTGGGCACCAGCCCGGAAGCCGGGCAGATCATGCACGTGAAGTCGGTGGTCTTCGACCAGAAGACGGTCTGGGACGGCTCCTGGAACTTCACGCCCTCGGCCAACTACCAGGCCAACAACATCAACATCATCACGAGCACCCAGAGGTAG
- a CDS encoding CHAT domain-containing protein has product MRRVFGWMLVVALCCAAGGEASEEKPDARLAEAQAAFDEAITLRKSGGYAEALPRAERALALRQAVLGDSHPDVASCLALMGTLYSRQGAFAQAEPLFQRALSIQEAGLGKSHPDVARTLNGLAVLYDEQGLYGQAEPLLQRALSIREEVLGKNHPEVALTLNSLAVLYFKQGLFGQAEPLLQRVLAIREEALGKNHPEVAQALSSLAALHAQQGSYGQAESLLQRALTIQEAAPGNDPAIGNTLNNLATLSMDQGSYDRAEPLYQRALAILEAAFGKKHPAVAQVLNNLATVYAYQGLYSQAEPLLQRALAIREEVLGKGHPDVAQTLYNLANLYENQGLYGRAEPLLNRALAIQEEVLGKGHPAVAMALNNLAILYWRQGSHGQTEPLLQRALGIWEKALGENHPDVARALVNLAILYESQGSYARAESLNQRALTIWQAAYGKKHPFLASALLSLANLAMAQGLHGRATTLYQRALSIWEETLGKDHPDVALALSGLAQLRLTQHRLADALPLYTRAFSISELRLRREALDFSESRLASFLHYLRADEQALYSLLREHPKDARVRRLALGAVLLLKGRSVEETANISRTLYRRLGAGDRETFERLRGLRTQLADLSLSGIGTLSPEAYQQRLKTLAGEGDALEADLARRSAPLRALTTLPTPAEIVDRVAASLPRDGALVEFIAYRGRELVPRPGTTHPAAPEQLRYLALVLLPDGSTRAVDLGAAGPIDLAASRLRNALANRDATFQAEAESLYHLAFKPLRPLLGTTRRLFLSPDGQLGLVPFDALHDGRGFLLDSFDFVYLTSGRELLPRAQDISPASSVSVFADPDFTAAPRATSSTPANISSRAAPSDSLERFFSTTRGNLVSSAWVPLPGTRQEAENIQRLLPQAQLFLGPDATKDRLLSLSPPGILHLATHGFFLEDAPAPPAGSRAVGHFGVLGEGPLTPRPEDPLLRSGLALAGARASAPDASTSSAPRPEAALVTALELAGLDLWGTQLVVLSACDTGRGDVRLGQGVYGLRRALVVTGAETVVMSLWKVNDDSTRLLMEAYYQNLLAGQGRASALREAMRSFRASRPHPHYWAPFIALGSDAPLRAIAPIATEPPTP; this is encoded by the coding sequence ATGCGTCGGGTTTTCGGGTGGATGTTGGTGGTTGCCCTCTGCTGTGCGGCAGGAGGGGAGGCCAGTGAAGAGAAGCCGGATGCACGGCTCGCGGAGGCTCAGGCCGCCTTCGACGAGGCGATAACCCTCAGGAAGTCAGGTGGATACGCCGAGGCTCTTCCCCGGGCCGAGCGTGCGCTCGCGCTCAGACAGGCTGTGCTCGGAGACTCGCATCCCGATGTCGCCAGCTGTCTGGCCCTGATGGGGACTCTCTACTCGCGGCAAGGAGCGTTCGCCCAGGCCGAGCCCTTGTTTCAACGCGCGCTCTCCATCCAGGAGGCGGGCCTTGGCAAGAGCCACCCCGACGTCGCCCGAACGCTCAACGGTCTCGCCGTCCTCTACGATGAGCAGGGGCTGTACGGTCAGGCCGAGCCGTTGCTGCAGCGCGCGCTGTCCATCCGGGAGGAGGTCCTCGGCAAGAACCACCCCGAGGTCGCCCTGACGCTCAACAGCCTCGCCGTCCTCTATTTCAAACAAGGATTGTTCGGCCAGGCCGAGCCGTTGCTGCAACGCGTGCTGGCCATCCGGGAGGAGGCTCTCGGCAAGAACCACCCCGAGGTCGCCCAGGCGCTCAGCAGTCTGGCCGCGCTCCATGCGCAGCAGGGGTCGTATGGTCAGGCTGAGTCATTGCTGCAACGCGCGCTCACCATCCAGGAGGCCGCTCCTGGCAACGATCCCGCCATCGGCAATACGCTCAACAACCTCGCCACCCTCTCCATGGATCAGGGGTCGTACGACCGGGCCGAGCCTCTCTACCAGCGCGCGCTCGCCATCCTGGAGGCAGCCTTCGGCAAGAAGCATCCCGCGGTCGCCCAGGTGCTCAACAACCTCGCCACCGTCTACGCGTACCAGGGGTTGTACAGCCAGGCCGAGCCGTTGCTGCAACGCGCGCTGGCCATCCGGGAAGAGGTCCTCGGCAAGGGCCATCCCGATGTCGCCCAGACGCTCTACAACCTCGCCAATCTCTACGAGAACCAGGGATTGTACGGCCGGGCCGAGCCCTTGCTGAACCGCGCACTGGCCATCCAGGAAGAAGTCCTCGGAAAGGGCCACCCCGCCGTTGCCATGGCGCTCAACAACCTCGCCATCCTCTACTGGCGCCAGGGGTCGCACGGCCAGACCGAGCCCTTGTTGCAACGTGCACTGGGCATCTGGGAGAAGGCGCTCGGCGAGAACCACCCCGACGTCGCCCGGGCGCTCGTGAACCTCGCCATCCTCTACGAGAGCCAGGGGTCGTATGCCCGGGCCGAGTCCCTCAACCAGCGCGCACTCACCATCTGGCAGGCCGCCTACGGCAAGAAACACCCCTTTCTCGCGAGCGCGCTGCTCAGTCTCGCCAACCTGGCCATGGCGCAGGGGCTCCACGGCCGGGCCACGACCCTCTATCAGCGCGCACTCTCCATCTGGGAGGAAACCCTGGGCAAGGACCACCCCGATGTCGCCCTGGCTCTCAGCGGCCTGGCTCAACTCCGCCTGACCCAGCATCGCCTCGCCGACGCCCTGCCTCTCTACACACGGGCCTTCTCCATTTCCGAGCTGCGCCTGCGCCGGGAGGCGCTCGACTTCTCCGAGTCGCGCCTGGCCAGCTTCCTCCACTATCTGCGCGCGGATGAGCAGGCTCTCTACTCCTTGCTGCGTGAGCACCCGAAGGACGCTCGTGTGCGGCGTCTGGCCCTCGGTGCCGTGCTCCTGCTCAAGGGCCGCTCCGTCGAGGAGACGGCCAACATCTCTCGTACCCTCTACCGCCGCCTGGGGGCGGGGGACCGTGAAACCTTCGAGCGGTTGCGCGGCCTGCGCACCCAGCTGGCGGACCTCTCGCTCTCGGGCATCGGGACGCTCTCTCCGGAAGCCTACCAACAGCGGCTCAAGACGCTGGCCGGCGAGGGGGACGCGCTCGAAGCGGACCTGGCCAGACGTTCCGCGCCCCTGCGCGCGCTCACCACCCTGCCAACCCCCGCCGAGATCGTCGATCGGGTCGCCGCCTCCCTTCCCAGGGACGGCGCCCTCGTCGAGTTCATCGCCTACAGGGGGAGAGAGCTTGTCCCCAGACCCGGTACGACTCATCCAGCGGCCCCCGAGCAGCTGCGCTACCTGGCGTTGGTGCTCCTGCCCGATGGCTCGACCCGCGCCGTGGACCTCGGAGCGGCCGGGCCCATCGACCTCGCCGCCTCGCGTCTGCGCAATGCCCTGGCCAACCGCGATGCCACCTTCCAAGCCGAGGCCGAGTCGCTCTACCACCTCGCCTTCAAGCCCCTGCGGCCCCTGCTGGGCACCACCCGCCGCCTCTTCCTGTCTCCCGACGGACAGCTGGGTCTCGTCCCCTTCGACGCTCTCCACGATGGCCGTGGATTCCTCCTGGACTCCTTCGACTTCGTCTACCTCACCTCCGGCAGGGAGCTGCTGCCTCGCGCTCAGGACATCTCTCCCGCGTCCTCCGTGTCCGTGTTCGCCGACCCGGACTTCACCGCCGCTCCTCGTGCCACGTCCTCCACCCCCGCCAACATCTCCTCGCGGGCCGCTCCCTCCGACTCCCTGGAGCGCTTCTTCTCCACCACGCGTGGGAACCTCGTCAGCAGTGCGTGGGTGCCCCTGCCGGGCACGCGTCAGGAGGCCGAGAACATCCAGCGCCTGTTGCCCCAGGCCCAGCTCTTCCTTGGCCCCGATGCCACCAAGGATCGGCTGCTCTCCCTTTCACCCCCGGGCATCCTCCACCTGGCCACTCACGGCTTCTTCCTCGAGGATGCTCCCGCTCCTCCTGCGGGCTCCCGCGCCGTGGGCCACTTCGGTGTCCTCGGAGAGGGCCCCCTCACGCCGCGTCCGGAGGATCCACTGCTGCGCTCCGGTCTGGCCCTCGCGGGCGCACGCGCCTCCGCGCCTGACGCCTCCACGTCTTCCGCCCCCCGGCCCGAAGCCGCCCTCGTCACGGCCCTGGAGCTGGCCGGGCTCGATCTCTGGGGGACACAGCTCGTGGTCCTCTCCGCCTGCGACACCGGCCGAGGCGATGTCCGCCTGGGTCAAGGCGTCTACGGTCTGCGCCGTGCCCTGGTGGTGACCGGGGCCGAGACGGTGGTCATGAGCCTGTGGAAGGTGAACGACGACTCCACGCGCCTGTTGATGGAGGCCTACTACCAAAACCTGTTGGCTGGTCAGGGCCGGGCCTCCGCCCTGCGCGAGGCCATGCGCTCGTTCCGGGCTTCCCGGCCCCATCCACACTACTGGGCCCCCTTCATCGCCCTGGGGAGTGATGCCCCCCTGCGGGCCATCGCCCCCATCGCGACCGAGCCGCCGACGCCATGA
- a CDS encoding N-acetylmuramidase domain-containing protein, with protein sequence MGHPDVTRFTGAATPLTAQGIQACADKLSVHPAELWAVLQIETRGCGFFADRRPAILFERHVFSRRTKGRYDAQAPDISNPQAGGYRWGASEYERLDRALALDEQAALESASWGLGQVMGYHATDLGYGSVEQLVSRMMASEDEQLAAMVAFIQHNGLDRALRDHDWAAFARGYNGSGYAKNQYDKKLAAAYQHLSTHPLPDLSVREGQLLLSFLGFDPGTVDGVFGAHTKAALNRFQSQHQLPPTSGFDPATLELLRQQLAGPPRSTALPPRQDSVVPAPAPAPTLALATRPPAPVVRSAETATLAPAAEPAPTEVLTEVTVSPLPARLSEQLGQRLAQPLSKDVQKELASLLTLRDKAAQILGPTAVHSIDLGLTALLSEQPNLAFVRGIRLRVTSALADQVYPLRPLPLLRSDSPATQVVLGLGLLLLVSHGAAAFVHQVLTSESTLLFGLPVRMLLLVGLCGAMGSVVSILMRLAELEKQRGASRTSMVMLGFFKPVIGMYSAIFCFTLMKSGLLPLKPANPESELYLSMAVCFLVGFSERLAKDMFARAEESLVAAAGGERSAPSPSRG encoded by the coding sequence ATGGGACATCCAGACGTGACCCGGTTCACCGGAGCAGCCACTCCCCTCACCGCTCAGGGCATCCAGGCCTGCGCCGACAAGCTCTCCGTCCACCCCGCCGAGCTCTGGGCCGTGCTCCAGATCGAGACCCGGGGCTGTGGCTTCTTCGCGGACCGCCGGCCCGCCATCCTCTTCGAGCGCCACGTCTTCAGCCGCAGGACGAAGGGCCGCTACGACGCGCAGGCCCCCGACATCAGCAACCCCCAGGCAGGGGGCTATCGCTGGGGAGCCTCGGAGTACGAGCGGCTCGATCGGGCCCTGGCGCTCGACGAGCAGGCCGCGCTCGAGAGCGCCTCGTGGGGTCTCGGCCAGGTGATGGGGTACCACGCCACAGACCTGGGCTACGGCTCCGTCGAGCAGCTCGTCAGCCGCATGATGGCCTCCGAGGACGAGCAGCTCGCGGCCATGGTGGCGTTCATCCAGCACAATGGTCTGGACCGGGCCCTGCGCGATCATGACTGGGCCGCGTTCGCCCGCGGCTACAACGGCTCGGGCTACGCGAAGAACCAGTACGACAAGAAGCTGGCGGCGGCCTATCAGCACCTGTCCACCCACCCCTTGCCGGACTTGAGCGTGCGCGAGGGTCAGCTCCTACTCTCGTTCCTGGGCTTCGATCCGGGCACCGTGGACGGCGTCTTCGGAGCGCACACGAAGGCGGCCCTGAACCGGTTCCAGAGCCAGCATCAACTGCCCCCCACCTCGGGCTTCGACCCGGCCACCCTCGAGCTGCTGCGGCAGCAGCTCGCCGGCCCGCCGCGGAGCACGGCGCTTCCCCCCCGGCAGGACTCCGTGGTCCCCGCACCGGCCCCGGCGCCGACCCTCGCGCTGGCCACGCGCCCCCCCGCGCCGGTGGTGAGAAGCGCCGAGACCGCGACGCTGGCACCCGCCGCCGAGCCCGCTCCGACAGAGGTGCTCACGGAGGTGACCGTCTCACCGCTCCCCGCGCGGCTGTCCGAGCAACTCGGCCAGCGGCTCGCCCAGCCGCTCAGCAAGGACGTCCAGAAGGAGCTCGCCAGCCTTTTGACGCTGCGCGACAAGGCCGCACAGATCCTCGGCCCCACGGCCGTCCACTCCATCGATCTGGGCCTCACGGCGCTGCTGTCGGAACAGCCCAACCTCGCGTTCGTGCGGGGCATCCGCCTGCGCGTCACCTCCGCGCTCGCGGACCAGGTCTACCCGCTGCGCCCGCTCCCCCTGCTGCGATCGGACTCGCCCGCCACCCAGGTGGTGCTCGGGCTGGGGCTGCTGCTGCTCGTCTCCCACGGAGCAGCCGCCTTCGTGCACCAGGTGCTGACCAGCGAGAGCACCCTGCTCTTCGGCCTCCCCGTCCGCATGCTGTTGCTGGTGGGCCTGTGCGGCGCCATGGGCAGCGTGGTGAGCATCCTCATGCGGCTCGCGGAGCTCGAGAAGCAGCGGGGGGCCAGCCGCACCTCCATGGTGATGTTGGGGTTCTTCAAGCCGGTGATCGGCATGTACAGCGCGATCTTCTGCTTCACCCTGATGAAATCAGGGCTGCTGCCCCTCAAGCCGGCGAATCCGGAATCGGAGCTGTACCTCTCCATGGCGGTGTGCTTCCTGGTCGGTTTCAGCGAGCGGCTCGCGAAGGACATGTTCGCCCGCGCGGAGGAGAGCCTCGTCGCGGCGGCCGGCGGAGAGCGGTCCGCGCCCTCTCCGTCTCGTGGATGA
- a CDS encoding polysaccharide deacetylase family protein has translation MGRSNVVKDFMRSLAVLGLALVAVPTQAATPFQEGMVSITLDDGWPSQYTAARPVLNQHGIRATYFLVTEGIRNGWTGFMTVPQVQTVIAEGNEIGSHTMTHSDLTTLTPAQVQSELSGSQAWLKSQFGLASVPAFSTPYGAYNDSVLASVKQYYGSHRTVNGGQNFRDTNILQLRAYDVNTSVTLDDVRTWLDRAAADKSWVILTFHQFVAGTPTQPTEINITQFSQILDYIQAKNLRTVSISEGVALTEGRTEDPVGDTPVYDDGMGNGFTDWSWATHNLDERTVVHNGLASMSVQLGGWNALYFHHTSGLDATQYQAIELWVNGGTSGGQGVRLAFYDGSQYIGSARLDTVLGHPILAGTWQRVVIPLASVGLGSGTVRDIYIQDDTGGSQGTLYLDDIRLLRSSTPPPQNPPFALYEDVLGAGFRDWSWAVHDLDQRSIVHSGTSSISVELDQWSALFFHGDSPIDLSRYKSIELWVHGGTSGGQIARLVFNGDSGLLGEIRLDEALGQAIQPGTWQRISVPFSVLGVSSGSLREIYIQDQSGADQGTLYLDDIRLLP, from the coding sequence ATGGGCAGATCAAATGTCGTGAAGGATTTCATGCGGAGTCTGGCGGTACTGGGCCTGGCGCTGGTGGCGGTTCCCACCCAGGCCGCGACTCCCTTCCAGGAAGGAATGGTGAGCATCACGCTGGATGACGGGTGGCCCTCGCAGTACACGGCGGCGCGCCCGGTGCTGAACCAGCACGGCATCCGCGCCACCTACTTCCTCGTCACCGAGGGCATCCGCAACGGGTGGACGGGCTTCATGACGGTGCCCCAGGTCCAGACCGTCATCGCCGAGGGCAACGAGATCGGCTCCCACACGATGACCCACTCGGATCTCACCACCCTGACCCCGGCGCAGGTGCAGTCCGAGCTGAGCGGCTCGCAAGCGTGGCTGAAGTCGCAGTTCGGTCTGGCGTCGGTGCCGGCCTTCTCCACCCCCTACGGGGCGTACAACGACAGCGTGCTGGCCTCCGTCAAGCAGTACTACGGCAGCCACCGCACGGTGAACGGTGGTCAGAACTTCCGGGACACCAACATCCTCCAGCTCCGGGCCTATGACGTGAATACCAGCGTCACCCTGGACGACGTGCGCACGTGGCTCGACAGGGCCGCCGCCGACAAGAGCTGGGTCATCCTCACCTTCCACCAGTTCGTGGCCGGCACGCCCACCCAGCCGACGGAGATCAACATCACCCAGTTCTCCCAGATCCTCGACTACATCCAGGCCAAGAACCTGCGCACCGTCTCCATCTCCGAGGGCGTGGCGCTCACCGAGGGGCGCACGGAAGATCCCGTGGGTGACACGCCCGTCTATGACGACGGCATGGGCAATGGCTTCACGGACTGGAGCTGGGCCACGCACAACCTCGATGAGCGCACCGTGGTGCACAACGGGCTGGCGTCCATGTCCGTCCAGCTCGGTGGCTGGAATGCCCTCTACTTCCACCACACCTCGGGACTCGATGCGACCCAGTATCAGGCCATCGAGCTGTGGGTGAACGGTGGCACCAGCGGCGGCCAGGGCGTGCGGCTGGCGTTCTATGACGGCTCCCAGTACATCGGCTCGGCGCGGCTCGACACGGTGCTGGGTCACCCCATCCTGGCGGGCACCTGGCAGCGCGTCGTCATCCCGCTCGCCTCCGTGGGACTGGGCTCCGGCACCGTGCGCGACATCTACATCCAGGACGATACCGGCGGCAGCCAGGGCACCCTCTACCTCGACGACATCCGGCTGCTCCGCTCCAGCACCCCGCCCCCGCAGAACCCGCCCTTCGCCCTCTACGAGGATGTGCTCGGCGCCGGGTTCCGGGATTGGAGCTGGGCGGTGCACGACCTGGATCAGCGCTCCATCGTCCACTCGGGCACGTCGTCCATCTCCGTCGAGCTGGACCAGTGGTCGGCCCTCTTCTTCCACGGCGACAGCCCCATCGACCTGAGCCGGTACAAGTCCATCGAGCTGTGGGTGCACGGCGGCACCTCCGGCGGGCAGATCGCGCGGCTGGTGTTCAACGGCGACTCCGGCCTGCTCGGGGAGATCCGCCTGGACGAGGCGCTGGGCCAGGCCATCCAGCCGGGCACCTGGCAGCGGATCTCCGTCCCGTTCAGCGTGCTGGGCGTGAGCTCGGGCTCGCTCCGGGAGATCTACATCCAGGATCAGTCGGGCGCGGACCAGGGGACCCTCTACCTCGACGACATCCGGCTGCTCCCTTGA
- a CDS encoding aldo/keto reductase, which yields MHYRRFGRTGWQVSQIALGAWQLGADWGTVTEDEALATVRAALDRGINFIDTADVYGDGRSEQLVARAVKAHGRERVYIATKAGRRLNPHVAEGYDATHLTGFVERSLRNLGTDRIDLLQLHCPPSAVYSQDTTFAALDDLVRQGKLRHWGVSVETVEEARRALDHANLTSIQIIFNIFRQKPAEALFAETVARDVAVIARVPLASGLLTGKLRRDTRFAADDHRNYNRQGEAFDVGETFSGVPYEVGLEAVEELRSLVPDGASMAQFALRWILMQEAVSCVIPGARNPAQAESNAAAAELPPLSEQTLATVRSVYDRRIRSLVHERW from the coding sequence ATGCACTACCGCCGTTTCGGCCGTACCGGCTGGCAGGTTTCGCAGATAGCGCTGGGGGCCTGGCAGCTGGGCGCGGATTGGGGCACGGTGACCGAGGACGAGGCGCTGGCGACGGTCCGCGCGGCGCTCGATCGCGGCATCAACTTTATCGACACGGCGGATGTCTACGGAGATGGGCGTAGCGAGCAGTTGGTGGCTCGGGCGGTGAAGGCCCATGGCCGCGAGCGCGTCTACATCGCCACCAAGGCGGGACGCCGCCTGAACCCCCACGTTGCCGAGGGGTATGACGCCACCCACCTGACGGGCTTCGTCGAACGCTCGTTGCGCAATCTCGGCACGGACCGGATCGACCTGCTGCAACTTCACTGTCCACCGAGCGCGGTCTACAGCCAGGACACGACGTTCGCCGCACTCGATGATCTGGTGCGCCAGGGCAAGCTGCGCCACTGGGGCGTCAGCGTGGAGACGGTGGAGGAGGCCCGGCGGGCGCTGGACCATGCCAACCTGACGAGCATCCAGATCATCTTCAACATCTTCCGGCAGAAGCCGGCCGAGGCGTTGTTCGCCGAGACGGTGGCGCGTGACGTGGCGGTGATTGCCCGCGTGCCGCTCGCGAGCGGACTGTTGACGGGGAAGTTGCGCCGGGACACCCGCTTCGCCGCCGACGACCACCGCAATTACAATCGTCAAGGCGAGGCCTTCGACGTGGGAGAGACCTTCTCCGGAGTGCCGTATGAGGTTGGCCTGGAGGCGGTCGAGGAGCTGCGTTCCCTGGTGCCTGACGGTGCGAGCATGGCGCAGTTCGCCTTGCGGTGGATCCTGATGCAGGAGGCGGTGAGCTGCGTCATCCCCGGAGCCAGGAACCCGGCCCAGGCCGAGTCCAATGCCGCCGCGGCGGAGCTGCCACCTCTATCCGAACAGACCCTGGCGACGGTGCGCTCGGTGTACGACCGGCGCATCCGGTCGTTGGTGCATGAGCGTTGGTGA
- a CDS encoding ELWxxDGT repeat protein, producing the protein MGSWRGVVLLCSLVVGCGGAETGTGGSGDSGQENELPPESAPSGGDGERTGAPPAPTPPPAPATPPGAPTLGTAHLVKDLFPPSSASPWTGFGPGLLVDFQGRLFFGAFFEDGRTGLWTSDGTAAGTVQVKDFPAFQDTGVKELTPLGQQLFFASGDTAHGQELWVSDGTPGGTRQVKDIAPGAASASPYALTPLNGSLLFFCFRADPATSSGRTELWKSDGTEAGTVLVRDMGNDSSLSFSRVRVGNTLFFSFTDPAHGTELWKTDGTGAGTVLVKDIQPGTAHSYPTQPQALGTSVFFLTSTPSQGRELWRTDGTEAGTTRVREIAADPQGPTATLLPGSTDNQLFLALADPSDQLMRLYSLELDGAGAVQERLVTTLPNTYAQQPDALPYITTATRAGGKLFFGQALSSPGPSPRDVQLWVTDGTAAGTRMLSRPLSRSDEFTTGLYALDDRILYSNTSDAEGLEPWVTDGTAAGTRLVQDIASSSSSYPHGFTRVGSSVFFVATDSLHGSELWRLPLED; encoded by the coding sequence ATGGGTTCATGGCGAGGCGTGGTACTGCTCTGCTCGCTGGTGGTGGGCTGCGGTGGAGCCGAGACCGGTACGGGTGGAAGCGGTGACAGCGGCCAGGAGAACGAGCTTCCCCCCGAGAGCGCTCCCTCTGGGGGAGACGGAGAGCGGACCGGGGCGCCTCCCGCTCCCACTCCACCGCCGGCACCCGCCACGCCCCCGGGCGCTCCAACACTGGGAACGGCCCACCTCGTCAAGGACCTCTTCCCGCCCTCGAGCGCTTCTCCCTGGACCGGATTCGGTCCGGGGCTCCTGGTGGATTTCCAGGGCCGGCTCTTCTTCGGGGCCTTCTTCGAGGACGGGCGGACCGGCTTGTGGACGAGCGATGGGACCGCGGCGGGCACCGTGCAGGTGAAGGACTTCCCCGCGTTCCAGGACACCGGCGTGAAGGAGCTGACGCCCCTGGGCCAGCAGCTCTTCTTCGCTTCGGGTGACACGGCCCATGGCCAGGAGTTGTGGGTCAGCGACGGCACCCCGGGCGGCACGCGACAGGTGAAGGACATCGCGCCGGGCGCGGCGAGCGCGTCTCCCTATGCGCTCACGCCCCTGAATGGCTCCCTGCTCTTCTTCTGCTTCCGTGCCGATCCCGCGACGTCGTCCGGACGCACCGAGCTGTGGAAGAGCGATGGCACCGAGGCCGGCACGGTGCTCGTGCGCGACATGGGGAACGACTCGTCCCTGAGCTTCTCGCGGGTGCGCGTGGGCAACACGCTCTTCTTCTCCTTCACGGACCCGGCCCATGGCACCGAGCTGTGGAAGACGGATGGCACCGGCGCCGGCACGGTGCTCGTCAAGGACATCCAACCCGGCACCGCCCACTCCTACCCGACTCAACCCCAGGCCCTGGGCACGTCGGTCTTCTTCCTCACCTCGACGCCCTCCCAGGGCCGCGAGCTGTGGCGCACGGATGGCACCGAGGCCGGCACGACGCGCGTCCGGGAGATCGCCGCCGACCCGCAGGGCCCCACCGCCACCCTCCTGCCGGGAAGCACGGACAACCAGCTGTTCCTCGCGCTCGCCGACCCGTCGGATCAGCTCATGCGCCTGTACTCGCTGGAGCTGGACGGCGCCGGCGCCGTCCAGGAGCGGCTCGTCACGACCCTGCCCAATACCTATGCCCAGCAGCCCGACGCGCTTCCCTACATCACCACCGCCACCCGCGCGGGCGGCAAGCTCTTCTTCGGCCAGGCCCTCTCCTCGCCAGGCCCCAGTCCCCGGGACGTGCAACTCTGGGTGACGGATGGAACGGCCGCGGGCACCCGGATGCTGTCCCGGCCCCTGAGCAGGTCGGATGAATTCACCACCGGGCTCTACGCCCTGGATGACCGCATCCTCTACAGCAACACGAGCGACGCGGAGGGCCTGGAGCCCTGGGTGACGGATGGGACGGCCGCGGGCACGCGCCTGGTGCAGGACATCGCCTCCAGTTCCTCCTCGTACCCCCACGGCTTCACCCGCGTGGGCTCCTCCGTCTTCTTCGTCGCCACGGACAGCCTCCATGGCAGCGAGCTCTGGCGGCTCCCTCTGGAGGACTGA